A window of the Acidimicrobiales bacterium genome harbors these coding sequences:
- a CDS encoding SPFH domain-containing protein, producing MVPALLTLLFIIALFAFVYVSAGVKIVRPYQRGVVERLGKYKDTADPGLRIILPFVESLKKVDMREQVIDVPPQEVITQDNVAVSVDAVVYFEPTDPQRLLYNISNFVLAVTKLAQTNLRNVIGEMSLDEAFTSRERVNAALRQILDDATDKWGVRVVRVEIQRIDPPADVMHAMHEQMKAERTRRAVVTEAEGSREAAITRAQGEKESAILTAEGQRQKDILNAEGEAQAVRTRAEAEQFRQQVVAEGEAQAIRSVYSAILDSGTDDRVVAIKYLESLQAIANGNATKIFLPADMSSSMGAIGGIAEIFGGSFGPQTAKPAPATPAPAAVGPAPTAAPARPAPPQAGARQPAPPRTAPAPRQITPPPPAPGQLPQG from the coding sequence ATGGTTCCGGCCCTACTCACGCTCCTCTTCATCATCGCCCTCTTCGCTTTCGTCTACGTCAGTGCGGGCGTCAAGATCGTGCGGCCCTATCAGCGAGGCGTGGTCGAACGACTCGGCAAATACAAAGACACCGCCGATCCCGGCCTGCGCATCATCTTGCCGTTCGTGGAATCGCTCAAGAAGGTCGACATGCGGGAGCAGGTGATCGACGTTCCACCGCAGGAAGTCATCACCCAGGACAACGTCGCCGTGTCCGTCGATGCCGTCGTCTACTTCGAGCCGACCGATCCGCAGCGACTCCTGTACAACATCTCGAACTTCGTGCTCGCCGTCACCAAACTGGCCCAGACCAACCTGCGGAACGTGATCGGCGAGATGAGCCTCGACGAGGCCTTCACCTCACGGGAGCGCGTCAACGCTGCGCTGCGCCAGATCCTCGACGACGCCACCGACAAGTGGGGCGTGCGAGTGGTCCGGGTCGAGATCCAGCGCATCGACCCGCCGGCCGACGTGATGCACGCCATGCACGAGCAGATGAAGGCCGAACGGACTCGTCGAGCCGTCGTCACCGAAGCCGAGGGTTCACGCGAAGCAGCGATCACCCGAGCCCAGGGTGAGAAGGAATCGGCCATCCTCACCGCCGAAGGTCAGCGGCAGAAGGACATCCTCAACGCCGAAGGTGAAGCCCAGGCCGTGCGCACCCGGGCCGAGGCCGAGCAGTTCCGCCAGCAGGTGGTGGCCGAAGGTGAAGCCCAGGCCATCCGCTCGGTGTACTCCGCCATCCTCGACTCGGGCACCGACGATCGTGTCGTTGCGATCAAGTACCTCGAGTCGTTGCAGGCGATCGCCAATGGCAACGCCACGAAGATCTTCCTCCCGGCCGACATGAGCTCGTCGATGGGAGCGATCGGCGGCATCGCCGAAATCTTCGGCGGCAGCTTCGGTCCCCAGACCGCCAAGCCGGCGCCGGCCACTCCGGCGCCCGCCGCCGTCGGGCCGGCCCCGACCGCTGCACCGGCTCGCCCGGCGCCGCCACAGGCCGGCGCTCGCCAGCCGGCACCGCCACGCACGGCACCAGCACCACGTCAGATCACCCCGCCGCCCCCTGCCCCAGGCCAACTGCCCCAGGGTTGA
- a CDS encoding NfeD family protein, whose product MDSPSTWGIIWLVVAAAFGAGEIAIAGSFFLMPFAIGALLAAVVSLLGAPILVGWLLFLVGSGASFLALKPFAAKLDAQLPNPTGFGANRLIGATGVVIADIPGGTANTGRVKVSGEEWAANGAHGMGIPNGTPVTITAVEGTRIVVQPTASHGLGPLGPS is encoded by the coding sequence GTGGACAGTCCATCAACCTGGGGCATCATCTGGCTCGTGGTCGCCGCCGCCTTCGGTGCGGGCGAGATTGCGATTGCCGGCTCCTTCTTCCTCATGCCGTTTGCGATCGGTGCCCTGCTCGCGGCAGTGGTCAGTCTCCTCGGCGCACCGATCCTGGTCGGCTGGCTGCTGTTCCTCGTCGGTTCTGGCGCCTCCTTCCTGGCCCTCAAGCCATTCGCCGCCAAGCTCGACGCTCAGCTCCCGAACCCCACGGGCTTCGGGGCCAACCGGCTCATCGGCGCCACGGGCGTCGTGATCGCCGACATTCCCGGCGGCACCGCCAACACCGGGCGAGTCAAGGTGAGCGGCGAGGAATGGGCGGCGAACGGGGCGCACGGGATGGGTATCCCGAACGGCACCCCCGTCACCATCACGGCAGTGGAAGGTACGCGCATCGTGGTTCAACCCACGGCCTCCCACGGTCTCGGACCGCTCGGTCCCTCCTGA
- the mca gene encoding mycothiol conjugate amidase Mca has translation MARLLSVHAHPDDEASKGAPTVAKYVDEGHEAYLVCATGGEAGDILNPAMDRDDVRANLTAIRRSELHASVKAIGFHQLEWLGYRDSGMPDTEPNTHPSCFAQADLDEATGRLVEIVRRLRPHVMLTYADDQQGYQHPDHLRVHDISVLAFDRAGDPDWYPALGEPWQPLKLYYSVWSRARMLAHHAKYSELELESPYSDERWFKRPSLDHRITTKIEISAYYGARRAALLAHATQIDPAASFWFGLTDEHSVEAYPYDDYILARSLVGDIPTEDDPETDLFAGVDA, from the coding sequence ATGGCACGGTTGCTCTCGGTCCACGCCCATCCCGACGACGAGGCCTCGAAGGGTGCGCCCACGGTCGCCAAGTACGTCGACGAAGGACACGAGGCCTACCTGGTCTGCGCCACCGGTGGCGAGGCCGGTGACATCTTGAACCCGGCGATGGATCGAGACGACGTCCGGGCCAACCTCACCGCCATCCGCCGCTCGGAGCTCCACGCATCGGTGAAGGCCATCGGCTTCCATCAGTTGGAGTGGCTGGGCTACCGGGATTCCGGCATGCCCGACACCGAGCCGAACACCCACCCGTCGTGCTTTGCCCAAGCCGACCTCGACGAGGCCACTGGGCGTCTCGTCGAGATCGTTCGCCGCCTCCGCCCGCACGTGATGCTGACCTACGCCGACGACCAGCAGGGCTATCAGCACCCCGATCACCTACGGGTCCACGACATCAGCGTTTTGGCCTTCGATCGGGCTGGTGATCCCGACTGGTATCCCGCCTTGGGTGAACCGTGGCAGCCGCTCAAGCTCTACTACTCGGTGTGGAGCCGGGCTCGGATGCTTGCCCATCACGCCAAGTACTCCGAACTCGAACTCGAGTCGCCCTACAGCGACGAGCGGTGGTTCAAGCGACCGTCGCTCGATCACCGGATCACCACGAAGATCGAGATCTCTGCGTACTACGGGGCCCGGCGGGCGGCGCTGCTCGCCCATGCCACCCAGATCGACCCGGCCGCCTCGTTCTGGTTCGGCCTGACCGACGAGCACTCGGTCGAGGCCTACCCCTACGACGACTA